In Candidatus Neptunochlamydia vexilliferae, the following are encoded in one genomic region:
- a CDS encoding helix-turn-helix domain-containing protein, protein MKNIFADLGLDQSDELMTRAQLLHGVGILIKASKLSEQKVAKRLGITQPKVSLLVSGSLSAFSADTLIHYLSLLGYHV, encoded by the coding sequence ATGAAAAACATCTTTGCAGACTTAGGTCTTGACCAATCTGATGAACTCATGACTCGTGCTCAGCTTTTGCATGGAGTAGGAATCCTCATTAAAGCAAGCAAGCTTTCTGAGCAAAAAGTTGCTAAAAGGCTAGGGATTACTCAGCCTAAAGTTTCTCTACTTGTCTCGGGTAGTCTTTCGGCATTCAGTGCGGATACTCTGATACATTATCTCTCCTTACTGGGGTATCATGTATAA